A region from the Nostoc sp. HK-01 genome encodes:
- a CDS encoding multi-sensor hybrid histidine kinase: MTHLRKTEISEDVFADGGEMGSLMRSLDWSQTLLGSASTWAQSLKTAVSIILNSRYPMFIWWGKEYANLYNDAYRTILGASKHPQFLGQSAQDCWAEIWDVVGPLADSVMNTGQSTWSDNLQLMIDRYGYLEETYFTFSYSPIRDETGGVGGVFCAVIETTERVISERRLRTLRELAANTAATKTVAAAYTILAETLAQNLADIPFALLYRVESGGTQARLVGISGITPGTGATPEQIDLTQAHDPWHLSEVKQTKQAKLIQNLPSEIGINSASSALVMPIAQSGKAELAAIVILGISRQRAFDDEYEGFFDLVANNIATAIANADAYEAERQRAEALAELDRAKTTFFSNITHEFRTPLALMLGPLEETLANPGGPLPSDRQKLEIAHRNSLRLLKLVNTLLDFSRIEAGRMQAQYQPTDLAILTADLAAVFRSAIEQAGIRYLVNCSPLPEAIYVDHQMWEKIVLNLLSNAFKFTFTGEIYLDLRYCQDHIELEVRDTGIGIPAEELPRIFERFHRVPTAKGRTYEGSGIGLSLIQELVKLHQGTITVTSIVNRGTSFIISIPTGCDHLPSDRISGMTNTSILSPTIQASATYIAEALRWLPEESNRDEESSLLPVTCHLSPSSLRILLVDDNADMRDYVQRLLSLQYEVETVGDGIAALASIRQKMPDIVLTDIMMPKLDGFGLLQELRANPETQTLPVILLSARAEEESCVAGLNIGADDYLIKPFSVKELLARVDANLKMAKIRQELAHYEQRLRLEAETARNQIATILESITDAFVAFDHEWRYTYVNEQATRLLQKTREQLLGKHVWQEVFPEIVGMLSYQELHRAINQQVAVVLEEFIEPIGKWLEIHAYPSPDGLAVYFRNITERKQSESALRQSEERYRSLVAATSAVVWMTNPFGEFIDLQPSWEEYTGQSWNDYAGWGWLQMIHPEDQEQVQKQWQQALAEKTFYEIESRLWHHSTSEYRYMITRAVPILNGDGLIREWIGTNTDINDAYQQATQRKQVEEERNNLLYREQVARAQAEEANRVKDEFLAILSHELRSPLNPILGWSRLLQTQKLNAAKTAEALATIERNAKLQTQLIDDLLDVSRILRGKLNLNVAPVDLSFIIESAIETMRTAAVAKSIVVQTQLEHLGQVAGDSARLQQIVWNLLSNAIKFTPDNGLVSIQLQRVGKYAQITVSDTGKGIEPEFLPFVFDYFRQADASITRKFGGLGLGLAIVRHLVELHGGTVNVTSPGEGLGSTFTVMLPLLPVQSQKQPETQSSNLVLDLTGVRVLVVEDDEDSRDFLVFTLEEYGATVMAAANAATGFEILPEFQPDVLISDIGMPLEDGYSLIRRIRRWEATQGRKIPAIALTAYAKNEDTQQALAAGFHKHLAKPIEPVQLATAVVSLLG, encoded by the coding sequence GTGACTCATCTAAGGAAGACAGAAATTTCTGAAGATGTGTTTGCGGACGGTGGAGAGATGGGTTCACTGATGCGATCGCTTGATTGGTCGCAAACGCTCTTAGGTTCCGCATCAACATGGGCGCAAAGTTTAAAAACGGCGGTGAGTATTATTTTGAATTCTCGTTACCCAATGTTTATCTGGTGGGGTAAAGAGTATGCTAATCTCTACAACGATGCTTATCGTACGATTCTTGGTGCTAGTAAGCATCCGCAATTTTTAGGACAGTCGGCTCAAGATTGCTGGGCAGAAATTTGGGATGTGGTCGGGCCGTTAGCTGATAGCGTGATGAATACGGGTCAGTCTACCTGGTCAGATAATTTGCAGCTGATGATTGATCGCTACGGCTACCTCGAAGAAACTTACTTTACTTTCTCCTATAGCCCAATTCGAGATGAAACGGGGGGCGTGGGTGGAGTTTTTTGTGCGGTGATTGAAACCACTGAACGGGTAATTAGTGAACGTCGTCTCCGTACACTCAGAGAACTGGCCGCTAACACAGCAGCGACCAAAACAGTAGCCGCAGCTTACACCATTTTGGCAGAAACACTAGCCCAAAATTTGGCTGATATTCCCTTTGCTCTATTGTATCGAGTGGAATCAGGGGGTACACAAGCACGGTTGGTAGGTATATCTGGGATCACACCCGGAACTGGCGCAACTCCTGAGCAAATTGACTTAACCCAAGCTCATGATCCTTGGCATTTGAGCGAAGTTAAGCAGACAAAGCAAGCCAAATTAATTCAGAATTTGCCTTCAGAAATTGGTATTAATTCTGCATCATCAGCGTTAGTTATGCCTATTGCCCAATCAGGTAAAGCAGAATTAGCCGCCATAGTTATATTAGGCATTAGTCGGCAACGAGCATTTGATGATGAATACGAAGGATTTTTTGATTTAGTCGCTAATAATATTGCCACAGCGATCGCCAATGCTGATGCTTACGAAGCAGAACGTCAACGTGCCGAAGCATTAGCAGAATTAGACAGGGCAAAAACAACATTTTTTAGTAATATTACTCATGAGTTTCGTACCCCCCTAGCCTTGATGCTAGGGCCATTAGAAGAAACTTTAGCAAATCCTGGTGGGCCGTTGCCGAGCGATCGCCAAAAACTCGAAATTGCCCATCGTAATTCTCTCCGTTTACTCAAGCTAGTCAATACTCTACTAGATTTTTCCCGCATTGAAGCCGGGCGAATGCAAGCCCAATACCAGCCAACTGACCTCGCAATCTTAACTGCTGATTTGGCTGCGGTATTTCGGTCAGCAATTGAACAAGCCGGCATCCGTTATTTAGTCAACTGTTCCCCTTTGCCAGAAGCAATTTATGTTGACCACCAAATGTGGGAAAAAATAGTCCTGAACTTGCTATCCAATGCTTTTAAATTTACCTTTACTGGGGAAATTTATCTGGACTTGCGCTATTGCCAAGATCATATCGAACTGGAAGTGCGAGACACAGGTATAGGTATTCCCGCTGAAGAATTACCCCGCATATTTGAGCGATTTCATCGAGTTCCCACCGCTAAAGGACGCACCTATGAAGGTTCTGGGATTGGGCTATCTTTAATTCAAGAACTAGTCAAACTGCATCAAGGCACAATTACAGTTACTAGTATTGTTAATCGCGGCACCAGCTTTATTATCTCCATTCCTACGGGATGTGATCACTTACCAAGCGATCGCATCTCTGGTATGACAAACACATCCATACTATCCCCAACAATTCAAGCCAGCGCCACCTATATTGCCGAAGCACTACGCTGGCTACCAGAAGAAAGCAACAGAGACGAAGAATCAAGTCTATTACCTGTCACCTGTCACTTATCACCTTCATCTCTCCGCATTCTCTTAGTTGACGATAATGCAGATATGCGCGATTACGTGCAGCGTTTATTAAGTCTGCAATATGAAGTTGAGACAGTAGGGGATGGAATAGCCGCTTTAGCATCTATTCGCCAAAAAATGCCTGATATTGTGCTGACAGACATTATGATGCCAAAACTCGACGGTTTTGGTTTGTTACAAGAGCTAAGAGCCAATCCTGAAACTCAAACTTTGCCAGTAATTCTGCTTTCGGCCCGAGCCGAAGAAGAATCTTGTGTGGCCGGATTAAACATTGGGGCAGACGATTATTTAATTAAACCTTTCTCTGTCAAGGAGCTATTAGCACGGGTTGATGCTAACCTGAAAATGGCAAAAATCCGCCAAGAACTTGCTCACTACGAGCAGCGATTACGCCTGGAAGCGGAGACAGCCCGCAATCAAATTGCTACCATTCTCGAAAGTATTACTGATGCTTTTGTAGCTTTTGACCACGAATGGCGTTACACCTACGTCAATGAGCAAGCTACAAGGTTATTGCAGAAAACCCGCGAACAATTATTAGGTAAGCACGTTTGGCAAGAAGTATTTCCTGAAATAGTCGGAATGCTAAGTTACCAAGAACTTCACCGTGCTATTAATCAACAAGTTGCTGTTGTCTTAGAGGAATTTATTGAGCCTATAGGTAAGTGGCTAGAAATTCATGCCTATCCTTCACCTGATGGACTGGCTGTTTATTTCCGAAACATTACAGAACGTAAGCAATCAGAGTCAGCTTTGCGCCAAAGTGAGGAACGTTATCGTTCACTAGTGGCTGCAACATCAGCAGTCGTTTGGATGACTAATCCTTTCGGTGAATTTATTGATCTCCAGCCGTCTTGGGAAGAATACACAGGTCAAAGTTGGAATGATTATGCTGGCTGGGGTTGGCTGCAAATGATTCACCCAGAGGATCAAGAACAAGTTCAAAAACAATGGCAACAAGCACTGGCTGAGAAAACATTCTACGAAATAGAATCACGATTGTGGCATCATTCCACTAGTGAATATCGTTATATGATTACTCGTGCTGTTCCCATCCTCAATGGCGATGGTTTAATCCGAGAATGGATTGGCACAAACACAGATATCAACGATGCCTATCAGCAAGCTACGCAACGCAAACAAGTTGAAGAAGAACGCAATAACTTACTTTATCGTGAGCAAGTCGCACGCGCCCAAGCAGAAGAAGCAAACCGAGTTAAGGATGAATTTTTAGCCATTCTGTCTCACGAACTGCGTTCACCGCTGAACCCCATCTTAGGTTGGTCAAGATTGCTGCAAACTCAAAAATTAAATGCAGCCAAAACTGCCGAGGCTCTAGCAACAATTGAGCGTAATGCTAAATTACAAACTCAACTTATAGACGATTTGTTAGATGTCTCGCGGATATTACGCGGTAAACTCAACTTGAATGTAGCGCCAGTTGATTTATCATTCATTATTGAGTCGGCAATAGAAACGATGCGAACTGCTGCTGTTGCTAAATCAATTGTGGTTCAAACTCAGTTAGAACATTTAGGACAAGTTGCTGGCGACTCGGCGCGGTTACAACAGATAGTTTGGAATTTACTTTCCAATGCGATTAAGTTTACCCCAGATAATGGGCTTGTGTCAATTCAGTTACAACGAGTTGGCAAATATGCTCAAATTACTGTAAGTGATACTGGCAAAGGTATCGAGCCAGAGTTTTTACCGTTCGTTTTTGACTATTTTCGCCAAGCTGATGCTTCCATCACACGCAAATTTGGTGGTTTAGGGCTAGGACTGGCGATCGTGCGGCACTTAGTCGAATTGCATGGAGGAACAGTGAATGTGACTAGTCCTGGTGAAGGATTAGGGTCAACTTTCACAGTAATGTTGCCCTTATTGCCTGTGCAGTCACAAAAACAGCCGGAAACTCAATCTAGTAATCTGGTATTAGATTTGACGGGAGTGCGCGTTTTAGTTGTTGAGGATGATGAGGACTCCCGCGACTTTTTAGTGTTTACATTAGAAGAATATGGTGCGACAGTTATGGCTGCTGCAAATGCAGCCACAGGCTTTGAAATATTGCCAGAATTTCAGCCAGATGTGTTAATCAGTGATATTGGGATGCCTTTGGAAGATGGCTACAGTTTGATTCGCAGAATCCGAAGATGGGAAGCCACACAGGGCAGAAAAATTCCGGCGATCGCACTTACCGCCTACGCTAAAAATGAAGACACCCAACAAGCCTTAGCCGCAGGTTTTCACAAGCATCTTGCTAAACCAATAGAACCAGTACAGTTAGCCACGGCTGTTGTCAGTCTGCTGGGATAA
- the sps gene encoding sucrose phosphate synthase — MVSNNSGLYILLVSVHGLIRGKNLELGRDADTGGQTKYVVELACTLAKNPQVERVDLVTRLVDDPKVSSDYAKPVEMLSDKAQIIRLACGPRRYLRKEVLWPHLDTFADELLRHIRKVGRIPNVIHTHYADAGYVGCRVAGWLGTPLVHTGHSLGRVKQQRLLEQGTKLEAIEDHFHISTRIEAEEITLGGAALVIASTHQEIDEQYSVYDQYQPERMVVIPPGVTLENFYPAPENWPNPPIYKQLQRFLKDPEKPMIMAISRPAMRKNVNRLIKAFGEDSELRHLANLVVVLGQRDDISTMESGPRQVFTEIFQLIDRYDLYGHIAYPKHHNSDDVPDLYRLTAKTGGVFINPALTEPFGLTLIEASACGVPIIATSDGGPQDIIGACENGVLIDPLNIEDIQNALRDALKNSEQWQRWSSNGLSNVRKHFSWESHVKQYLEKVRLFPQQKIQSLLSPVREFPTRDRPDWKIPETNHLPTADRFLITEIDNTLLGDQEALHKLIQRIRAEGHTTGVGIATGRNLQSTLSMLEEWEFPMPDLLITSAGSEIYYGPQIVTDTSWQKHISYNWQPGAIREAMKAIPGIELQPPDTQGKFKISYFVDADKAPNFREIIRHLRQQQLPVKGIFSHNMYLDLLPFRASKGDALRYVALKWVLPVKRFLVAGASGNDESMLAGNTLAVVVGNYSKEIHKLRGYPQIYFAQGRYAWGILEALDHYDFFGNLSVTQPEPEMLAV; from the coding sequence ATGGTATCAAATAATTCAGGGTTGTATATTCTACTAGTCAGTGTTCACGGTTTGATTAGGGGTAAAAACCTGGAATTAGGCAGAGATGCTGACACTGGTGGACAAACAAAATATGTAGTCGAACTTGCTTGTACACTAGCAAAAAATCCCCAAGTAGAAAGAGTAGACTTGGTGACGCGTTTAGTAGACGACCCAAAAGTCAGTTCAGACTACGCCAAACCCGTAGAAATGCTGTCAGACAAAGCCCAAATTATTCGTCTGGCTTGTGGGCCACGCCGCTATCTCCGCAAAGAAGTTCTCTGGCCGCATTTAGATACCTTTGCGGATGAATTACTCAGACATATTCGCAAAGTTGGCAGAATTCCCAATGTTATTCATACTCACTACGCCGATGCGGGATATGTCGGTTGTCGAGTTGCTGGTTGGCTAGGAACACCCCTTGTACATACAGGTCATTCCCTCGGCCGAGTCAAACAGCAAAGATTATTAGAACAAGGAACCAAACTCGAAGCGATTGAAGATCACTTTCATATTAGTACTCGCATTGAAGCCGAAGAAATTACCCTTGGCGGTGCAGCCTTAGTCATCGCCAGTACTCATCAAGAAATTGATGAACAGTACAGCGTTTACGACCAATATCAACCAGAAAGAATGGTGGTCATCCCGCCTGGAGTAACTTTAGAAAATTTTTATCCTGCACCAGAAAATTGGCCAAATCCGCCGATATATAAGCAATTACAGCGATTCCTCAAAGACCCGGAAAAGCCCATGATCATGGCAATTTCCCGGCCAGCAATGCGGAAAAACGTCAATCGTCTGATTAAAGCTTTTGGAGAAGATTCCGAACTGCGTCATCTAGCTAATCTTGTAGTTGTGCTAGGACAACGAGACGACATCTCGACAATGGAATCTGGGCCAAGACAAGTTTTTACAGAAATCTTTCAATTAATCGATCGCTATGATCTTTATGGTCACATAGCCTATCCCAAACACCATAATTCTGATGATGTGCCTGATTTATATCGCTTGACAGCGAAAACTGGCGGCGTGTTTATTAATCCCGCACTGACAGAACCATTTGGGTTAACTTTGATTGAAGCCTCTGCTTGTGGTGTACCAATTATTGCCACATCTGATGGCGGGCCACAAGATATTATTGGCGCTTGTGAAAATGGTGTGTTGATTGACCCGCTGAATATTGAAGACATTCAAAATGCCCTGCGTGATGCTTTGAAAAATAGCGAACAATGGCAACGTTGGTCTAGCAATGGCTTGAGTAATGTCCGCAAGCATTTCTCTTGGGAAAGTCATGTAAAACAATATCTAGAGAAAGTCCGCCTATTTCCCCAACAAAAGATTCAATCTTTACTCAGTCCAGTGCGAGAATTTCCCACACGCGATCGCCCAGACTGGAAAATCCCCGAAACCAACCACTTACCAACCGCCGATCGCTTTCTGATTACGGAAATTGATAACACTTTATTAGGCGACCAAGAAGCACTACACAAGTTAATTCAGCGGATTCGTGCCGAAGGACATACAACTGGTGTTGGTATTGCTACAGGCCGCAACCTCCAAAGTACTTTAAGTATGTTAGAGGAATGGGAATTTCCCATGCCAGATTTGCTGATTACCTCAGCCGGGAGCGAAATCTACTACGGCCCGCAAATCGTAACAGATACAAGTTGGCAAAAACACATCAGCTATAATTGGCAACCTGGGGCAATTCGAGAAGCGATGAAAGCTATTCCAGGAATAGAATTACAGCCCCCAGACACCCAAGGTAAGTTTAAAATTAGCTACTTTGTTGATGCTGATAAAGCACCCAATTTCCGCGAAATCATCCGCCACCTGCGCCAGCAACAACTCCCCGTCAAAGGCATTTTTAGCCATAATATGTACCTTGACTTATTACCATTCCGGGCTTCTAAGGGAGATGCTCTGCGCTACGTAGCTTTAAAATGGGTATTACCTGTAAAGCGTTTCTTAGTAGCAGGTGCATCAGGTAATGATGAATCTATGCTGGCTGGGAATACCTTGGCAGTTGTCGTGGGGAATTACAGCAAAGAAATCCACAAGTTACGCGGTTATCCCCAGATTTACTTTGCTCAAGGACGCTATGCTTGGGGGATTTTAGAAGCCTTAGATCACTACGACTTTTTTGGTAATTTATCTGTAACACAGCCAGAACCAGAAATGTTAGCAGTGTAA
- a CDS encoding UDP-N-acetylmuramoylalanyl-D-glutamyl-2, 6-diaminopimelate--D-alanyl-D-alanyl ligase, with the protein MSWSSTLSQLLQVISAQSSNLSATALAQVSSGIQTDTRIIQPGEVFLALRGENFDGHDFIPTAIAKGALAAIVDFDYENSQFPVLQVKNTLAAYQQIARWWRDRSDIPVIGVTGSVGKTTTKELITAVLSTQGRVHKTYGNFNNEIGVPKTLLELDAEHNFAVIEMAMRGRGQIAELTHIVRPTIGVITNVGTAHIELLGSETAIAEAKCELLAEMPQDGVAILNHDNPLLIATAKQVWSGEVLTYGLSGGDISGTLIDSETIEVASIKLPLPLAGRHNATNFLAALAVAKVLGIDWSTLTDGVTVDMPTGRSQRYALPNDVVLLDETYNAAPEAMLAALQLLADTPGKRKIAVLGAMKELGERSPQLHQKVGETVRHLNLDGLLVLVDGQDAVAIAQSAEGVPSECFASHGDLVARLKTFIQAGDRILFKAAHSVGLDRVVNQLRAEFTAKC; encoded by the coding sequence ATGTCTTGGTCTTCTACCCTATCCCAACTGCTGCAAGTGATCTCGGCGCAATCTAGCAACTTATCGGCAACTGCTTTAGCTCAAGTTAGCAGTGGTATCCAAACTGATACGCGAATTATTCAGCCAGGAGAGGTATTTCTGGCTTTACGTGGGGAAAATTTTGATGGACATGATTTTATTCCCACAGCGATCGCGAAAGGTGCGTTAGCAGCAATTGTGGATTTTGACTACGAAAATTCTCAATTTCCGGTGTTGCAGGTGAAAAACACTCTCGCAGCTTATCAACAAATTGCCAGATGGTGGCGCGATCGCTCTGATATCCCAGTGATTGGCGTAACGGGTTCTGTGGGCAAAACTACAACCAAAGAATTAATCACGGCGGTTTTATCTACACAAGGGAGAGTTCACAAGACTTACGGAAATTTCAATAATGAAATAGGTGTACCGAAAACTCTGCTGGAACTGGATGCAGAACATAATTTTGCTGTGATTGAAATGGCGATGCGGGGTAGAGGACAAATTGCTGAACTAACACACATTGTTCGGCCGACTATTGGTGTAATTACTAACGTGGGGACGGCGCATATTGAGTTGTTAGGTTCAGAAACAGCGATCGCTGAGGCAAAATGTGAATTATTAGCTGAAATGCCTCAAGATGGTGTAGCAATTCTCAATCACGACAATCCTTTATTAATCGCCACAGCTAAACAGGTTTGGTCAGGTGAAGTTTTAACTTATGGTTTATCTGGTGGCGATATCTCAGGTACTTTGATTGATAGTGAAACAATAGAAGTTGCAAGTATAAAACTACCTTTACCGCTGGCTGGTCGTCATAATGCGACGAATTTTTTAGCCGCTTTAGCTGTCGCCAAGGTATTAGGAATTGATTGGTCAACTTTAACTGATGGTGTCACAGTGGATATGCCCACCGGGCGATCGCAACGTTATGCTTTACCCAATGATGTTGTATTGTTAGATGAAACTTATAATGCTGCACCAGAAGCAATGTTAGCCGCCTTGCAGTTATTGGCTGATACTCCCGGAAAACGCAAAATTGCCGTATTGGGAGCCATGAAAGAATTAGGAGAGAGATCGCCACAATTACACCAAAAAGTCGGTGAAACCGTCCGCCACTTGAATTTGGACGGGTTGCTAGTTTTGGTAGACGGACAAGATGCAGTAGCGATCGCTCAAAGTGCTGAAGGTGTACCCTCAGAGTGCTTTGCTAGTCATGGCGATTTAGTAGCGCGACTCAAAACATTTATTCAAGCAGGCGATCGGATTTTATTTAAAGCGGCTCATTCTGTAGGTTTAGATCGCGTTGTCAATCAATTGCGAGCAGAATTTACGGCAAAATGCTGA
- a CDS encoding diguanylate cyclase/phosphodiesterase with PAS/PAC and GAF sensor(s) codes for MTIHHLQSRYQSSSLHALCQFYSQKTSIAVVLIGCVVLMGWMKDITVLKSVVPEWVAMKVNTAICLILGGTSLWLWHWQWKPYITRSAAQVCAFLVLVISLLTLMQYAFNLDFGIDQILFKTSIDPLGDVAPGRMAVHTAVIFLLLGLSLLLLSLAQPKYFLAQSFALVAFFIASMGLLGYVYGNAYFYKFGSLTSIAIHTAVALILLICGILFACPNRGLMIVVTSKHAGGMMARNLLPAAIIFPPAICWLVLCGYRMEIYTAEFGLCILSVLNIIVFAVLIWRNARSLNVIDHQRRRSQIALQKANEELEKRVMLRTSELLKALEQLQTEIGERQMIEQALFQEKELALVTLQSIGDGVITTDARGLIKYINPVAEILTGWSLSEAMGMPLTQVFQIIHENTREAAENPVEQVLDSGMIVALANHTVLITRNGRELSIEDSAAPIRTRDGDIVGVVLVFHDVTQSRNMARLLSWQAKHDSLTGLVNRREFEHHLAQAVTNAHTGTEQHALCYLDLDQFKVINDTCGHVAGDELLSEIANLFQSYVPSDDTLARLGGDEFGIIFNNCSLEAAVVRANIIRENTQKFRFVWKQDKVFNISISIGLVAINADTPNMNSALSAADAACYVAKNQGRNRVHIYQADDLELARQYGEMQWVGRITQALEDNRFRLYYQSIVPVTRNHCETEHYEILLRLIDETGKLVSPMAFIPAAERYNLMQTIDRWVIHTFFTHLGQCVDFQQHYCPLLKYSRGCLYTINLSGASINDEQFIDFICDQFTLHQIPPAAICFEITETVAIKNLGKAAGFIRALKDFGCCFALDDFGSGMSSFAYLKNLPVDYLKIDGSFVKHIVEEPIDLAMVDAINKIGQVMGIQTIAEFVENNDILKVIQNLGVNYAQGYGVGRPTPFKLFQFN; via the coding sequence ATGACTATTCATCATCTTCAGTCTCGTTATCAGTCTTCTTCTCTTCATGCTTTATGCCAATTTTATTCACAAAAAACTAGTATTGCCGTCGTTTTGATCGGCTGTGTAGTCCTTATGGGATGGATGAAAGATATTACAGTTCTTAAGAGCGTTGTGCCGGAATGGGTAGCAATGAAAGTCAACACTGCTATCTGTTTAATTTTAGGCGGAACATCTTTATGGCTGTGGCATTGGCAATGGAAACCTTACATAACGCGTTCTGCGGCTCAAGTCTGCGCCTTCTTAGTGTTAGTAATTAGTTTGTTAACACTGATGCAATATGCCTTCAACTTAGACTTTGGGATTGATCAAATTTTATTTAAAACCAGCATTGACCCTTTAGGTGATGTTGCGCCTGGTCGGATGGCTGTTCATACAGCCGTTATTTTTTTGTTATTGGGCTTGAGCCTACTGCTGTTGAGTCTGGCGCAACCCAAGTATTTTTTAGCGCAGTCATTTGCACTAGTGGCATTTTTTATTGCCAGTATGGGGCTATTAGGCTACGTATATGGTAATGCTTATTTCTATAAATTTGGTTCCTTAACATCAATAGCGATACATACAGCCGTTGCATTGATTTTACTCATCTGTGGCATTTTGTTTGCCTGTCCAAACCGTGGGTTAATGATTGTAGTCACTAGTAAACATGCAGGTGGGATGATGGCGAGGAATTTATTACCAGCAGCAATTATCTTTCCGCCAGCCATCTGCTGGCTAGTTCTCTGTGGGTATCGAATGGAGATTTATACGGCGGAATTTGGACTGTGTATTTTAAGTGTTTTGAATATTATTGTCTTTGCGGTGTTGATTTGGCGGAATGCCCGATCGCTTAACGTTATTGATCATCAGCGAAGGCGATCGCAAATAGCACTGCAAAAAGCCAATGAAGAACTCGAAAAAAGAGTGATGCTTCGCACAAGCGAGTTATTAAAGGCGCTAGAACAATTACAAACAGAAATTGGCGAACGCCAAATGATCGAACAAGCTCTTTTTCAAGAAAAAGAACTAGCTTTAGTGACATTGCAATCAATTGGGGATGGAGTAATTACTACCGATGCTAGAGGTTTGATTAAATATATCAACCCAGTTGCCGAGATACTCACTGGTTGGAGTCTAAGTGAGGCAATGGGTATGCCATTAACACAAGTTTTTCAAATTATTCATGAAAATACCCGCGAAGCCGCAGAAAATCCAGTCGAACAAGTTTTAGATTCTGGCATGATTGTTGCTTTAGCCAATCATACAGTGCTGATTACCCGCAATGGTAGAGAATTATCGATTGAAGACTCCGCTGCGCCAATTCGTACCAGAGACGGCGATATTGTTGGTGTAGTGCTGGTGTTTCACGACGTTACCCAAAGCCGCAACATGGCACGTTTATTATCCTGGCAAGCCAAGCACGATAGTTTGACAGGACTGGTAAACCGAAGAGAGTTTGAACATCATTTAGCACAGGCCGTCACCAACGCTCATACAGGTACAGAACAACACGCATTGTGCTATTTAGATTTAGACCAATTCAAAGTTATCAATGATACCTGCGGTCACGTTGCTGGCGATGAACTATTGTCTGAAATTGCTAATTTGTTTCAAAGCTATGTCCCTTCTGATGACACCCTTGCACGTCTGGGTGGAGATGAATTTGGCATTATATTCAATAACTGTTCTTTAGAAGCAGCTGTAGTCAGGGCTAATATCATCCGAGAAAACACGCAAAAGTTTCGCTTTGTCTGGAAACAGGATAAAGTTTTCAATATCAGCATCAGCATTGGCTTAGTTGCTATCAACGCTGATACGCCAAATATGAATAGTGCCTTAAGTGCTGCTGATGCAGCTTGTTATGTGGCAAAAAATCAAGGACGTAATCGTGTACATATTTATCAAGCTGATGATCTGGAATTGGCAAGACAGTATGGTGAAATGCAATGGGTAGGCAGAATTACCCAAGCATTAGAAGACAATCGTTTTCGGCTTTATTACCAGTCCATTGTTCCCGTTACTAGAAACCACTGCGAAACAGAACATTACGAAATTCTCTTAAGACTGATTGATGAAACGGGTAAGTTAGTCTCACCAATGGCGTTTATTCCTGCGGCTGAACGCTATAATTTGATGCAAACTATTGACCGTTGGGTAATTCACACCTTTTTTACTCATCTAGGTCAATGTGTAGATTTTCAACAACATTATTGTCCATTACTAAAATACTCTCGTGGTTGTTTATACACCATCAATCTTTCTGGCGCTAGTATTAACGATGAGCAATTTATTGATTTTATCTGCGACCAGTTCACATTACACCAAATTCCACCCGCAGCTATTTGCTTTGAAATTACCGAAACTGTGGCTATCAAAAACTTAGGTAAAGCAGCGGGATTTATTCGCGCACTCAAAGACTTTGGTTGTTGCTTTGCCTTGGATGATTTTGGTAGTGGGATGTCTTCTTTTGCTTATCTCAAAAATTTACCAGTCGATTATTTAAAAATTGACGGCAGTTTTGTGAAGCATATTGTAGAAGAACCAATTGATTTAGCAATGGTAGATGCTATCAATAAAATTGGTCAAGTTATGGGAATTCAAACTATTGCCGAGTTTGTGGAAAACAACGACATTTTAAAAGTAATTCAAAACCTTGGGGTAAATTATGCCCAAGGTTATGGTGTTGGTAGACCTACTCCTTTTAAGTTATTTCAATTCAATTAG